In Rana temporaria chromosome 3, aRanTem1.1, whole genome shotgun sequence, a single window of DNA contains:
- the RPS14 gene encoding 40S ribosomal protein S14 → MAPRKGKEKKEEQVISLGPQVAEGENVFGVCHIFASFNDTFVHVTDLSGKETICRVTGGMKVKADRDESSPYAAMLAAQDVAQRCKELGITALHIKLRATGGNRTKTPGPGAQSALRALARSGMKIGRIEDVTPIPSDSTRRKGGRRGRRL, encoded by the exons ATGGCTCCACGTAAGGGTAAGGAAAAGAAGGAAGAACAGGTCATCAGCCTGGGACCACAAGTGgctgaaggagaaaatgtatttGGAGTCTGCCACATCTTCGCTTCCTTCAACGACACCTTCGTGCATGTGACTGATCTGTCTGGCAA AGAAACAATCTGCCGTGTGACTGGTGGAATGAAGGTCAAGGCTGACAGAGATGAGTCCTCTCCCTATGCCGCTATGTTGGCTGCTCaagatgttgctcagaggtgcaAGGAGCTTGGCATCACAGCTCTTCACATCAAGCTGCGTGCCACTGGAGGAAACAG gacCAAGACCCCTGGCCCCGGTGCCCAGTCTGCACTAAGAGCCCTGGCTCGTTCAGGCATGAAAATTGGCCGCATTG AGGACGTAACCCCCATCCCCTCAGACAGCACCCGCAGAAAGGGCGGTCGCCGTGGTCGTCGTCTGTAG